Proteins co-encoded in one Corylus avellana chromosome ca9, CavTom2PMs-1.0 genomic window:
- the LOC132162542 gene encoding leucine-rich repeat receptor-like protein kinase PXC1: MKTNPYPLLLALALVLGFLSFSLSIPNDTDALTLFRLQTDAHGELESNWSGGDACAASWLGVRCSLHHSRVIAISLPSLNLRGPLDSLAQLDQLRLIDLHNNRLNGTVSALTNCTNLKLLYLSGNDLSGAIPTEISALPRLLRLDLSDNNLRGPVPKQLSSLTRLLTLRLQNNALSGVVPDLSVSLVNLKELNLTRNELYGRLPDGLLRKFGEKSFSGNEGLCGSSPLANCSHTGVLPASASSQTTVPSNPSSLPQAPAITQGKVGSRKGLSTGAIVAIVVANCVALLVIVSFVVAHYCARDRSCSSSMTGSESGKRRRSSYGGSEKKVYANNGGGDSSDGTNATDRSKLVFFDRKKFELEDLLRASAEMLGKGSLGTVYKAVLDDGSVMAVKRLKDANPCARAEFEQYMDVVGKLKHQNIVRFRAYYYAKEEKLLVYDYLPNGSLHSLLHGNRGPGRIPLDWTTRISLMLGAARGLAKIHEEYSISKIPHGNVKASNVLLDKNGVACISDFGLSLLLNPVHAIARLGGYRAPEQAEVKRLSQKADVYSFGVLLLEVLTGRAPSQYPSPTRPRADEEEQAVDLPKWVRSVVKEEWTAEVFDQELLRYKNIEEELVSMLHVALACVVPQPEKRPTMVEVAKMIEDIRVEQSPIGDDYDESRNSLSPSLATTEDGLP, translated from the exons ATGAAGACAAATCCTTATCCCTTACTCTTAGCCTTGGCCTTGGTTTTGGGCTtcctttccttctctctctctatcccaAACGACACGGACGCACTCACCCTATTTCGCCTACAGACCGACGCCCACGGCGAGCTCGAGTCAAACTGGAGTGGCGGAGACGCCTGCGCCGCATCATGGCTTGGTGTCCGCTGCTCCTTACACCACAGCCGAGTCATCGCTATCTCACTCCCTTCGCTAAACCTCCGTGGCCCGCTCGACTCTCTCGCCCAGCTCGACCAGCTCCGCCTCATAGACCTCCACAACAACCGCCTCAATGGCACCGTTTCGGCACTCACCAACTGCACCAACCTCAAGCTGCTCTACCTCTCTGGCAACGACCTCTCCGGCGCGATCCCAACCGAGATATCCGCCCTCCCGCGCCTCCTCCGCCTCGACCTCTCTGACAACAACCTCCGAGGCCCGGTTCCGAAACAGCTGTCTTCCTTGACTCGGCTCCTCACGCTTCGGCTGCAGAACAACGCGCTCTCCGGGGTGGTTCCTGACCTCTCTGTCTCCCTTGTGAACCTCAAGGAGCTCAACCTGACGAGAAATGAGCTGTACGGACGGTTACCGGACGGGTTGCTAAGAAAGTTCGGCGAAAAAAGCTTTTCCGGGAACGAAGGGCTGTGTGGGTCGAGTCCGTTGGCGAATTGCTCGCACACGGGCGTTCTTCCGGCGTCTGCTTCGTCTCAGACGACAGTGCCGTCGAACCCGAGCTCGTTGCCTCAAGCGCCTGCGATAACTCAAGGCAAAGTAGGATCACGAAAGGGGCTGAGCACCGGCGCAATAGTTGCCATCGTGGTGGCGAACTGCGTGGCGTTGCTGGTGATCGTGTCGTTCGTTGTGGCGCATTACTGCGCGAGAGACCGGAGCTGCTCGAGCTCGATGACGGGGAGCGAGagtgggaagaggagaaggAGCAGCTACGGCGGGAGCGAGAAGAAAGTGTACGCGAACAATGGAGGTGGAGATAGCAGCGATGGGACAAACGCGACGGACCGAAGCAAGCTGGTGTTCTTCGATAGGAAGAAGTTTGAGCTGGAGGATTTGCTGCGTGCGTCGGCGGAGATGCTTGGGAAGGGGAGCTTGGGGACGGTGTACAAGGCGGTGCTGGATGACGGGTCCGTCATGGCGGTGAAGCGGCTCAAGGACGCCAACCCGTGTGCGAGGGCGGAGTTTGAGCAGTATATGGATGTTGTTGGGAAGCTCAAGCACCAAAATATTGTGAGGTTTAGAGCTTATTACTATGCCAAGGAGGAGAAGCTTCTTGTCTACGATTATCTTCCCAATGGGAGCTTGCATTCACTTCTTCACG GGAATCGGGGTCCGGGGAGAATTCCTTTGGATTGGACTACGAGGATCAGCTTGATGCTAGGAGCGGCTCGAGGACTTGCAAAGATTCATGAAGAGTACAGCATATCGAAAATACCTCATGGGAATGTGAAGGCTTCGAATGTGCTCCTTGACAAGAATGGCGTGGCTTGCATTTCTGATTTCGGACTCTCGTTGCTTTTGAACCCCGTTCATGCGATTGCGAGATTAGGAGGCTACAGGGCTCCTGAACAAGCAGAGGTCAAGAGGCTGTCTCAGAAGGCAGATGTGTACAGTTTCGGGGTCTTGTTATTGGAAGTTCTTACGGGGAGAGCTCCGTCACAGTACCCTTCACCGACTCGGCCACGTGCCGACGAGGAGGAACAGGCTGTGGACCTTCCCAAATGGGTTCGATCGGTTGTGAAGGAAGAGTGGACTGCTGAAGTGTTTGATCAGGAGCTTTTGAGGTATAAGAACATTGAGGAGGAGCTTGTGTCGATGCTTCATGTGGCGTTGGCCTGTGTTGTGCCACAACCTGAGAAGAGGCCAACAATGGTGGAAGTGGCAAAGATGATAGAGGACATCCGGGTGGAGCAATCCCCTATCGGGGACGATTACGATGAATCGCGCAATTCTCTTTCGCCCTCGCTTGCCACCACTGAAGATGGCCTGCCTTGA
- the LOC132191641 gene encoding indole-3-acetic acid-induced protein ARG7-like codes for MAAPTEHSRCDICNIVKLKRIACMWRRFARGREKKPPRDVPPGHLAVIVGEASRRFVIRADYLNHPVFRELLDQAYEEYGHNKSGPLAIPCDEFHFQEIVWSLGGGLNVNRFSCHVGVEKLGLFSRRDSIPLLQGLAKRSTC; via the coding sequence ATGGCTGCTCCTACTGAGCATTCCAGATGTGACATATGTAACATTGTGAAGCTCAAAAGGATAGCTTGCATGTGGCGGAGGTTTGCCAGAGGTCGTGAGAAGAAACCACCCCGGGACGTTCCTCCAGGCCACTTGGCTGTTATAGTGGGAGAAGCTAGCCGGAGGTTTGTTATAAGGGCAGATTACCTGAACCACCCAGTATTTCGAGAGTTGCTAGATCAAGCTTATGAAGAATATGGTCACAACAAGAGTGGTCCTCTGGCCATACCTTGTGACGAGTTTCACTTCCAAGAAATAGTCTGGTCACTTGGAGGCGGTCTGAACGTGAATCGATTCTCTTGTCATGTGGGTGTGGAAAAGCTGGGATTGTTCTCACGGAGGGACTCGATACCACTTCTTCAAGGCCTTGCAAAAAGATCAACATGCTAG